CTGGGAAACCTTGACCAGCTGGTCATGGTGAAGCTTCAAAAGAATAATCTTAGTGGATATATTCCAAATTCATTTTCCAATATGAAGAAACTGGAAGTATTTTACCTGGGTGAGAACTCATTTACCGGAGAGATACCTTCCAGAGTTGTTCAGTTGCCAAAGCTCTGCTATATAATCTTGCATGGCAACGGCTCAATGGAACGATTCCATCTTCAATCAGCTCACTAACAGGAACCATCCCCATGATGCCAACCAAACTGAATTTAATTGAACTAGGTCACAACTATCTTGAGGGGCATATCCCTTCAAGCATTGGAATGCTAAGTAACTTGGAGTTTCTTGATCTCTCAAACAATAACTTATCAGGTCAAGTACCATCCTCACTTGCAAGCCTGCAAAGTTTTACATATTTGTACCTTTCTTACAATCAGCTCTCTGGACCCCTGCCTGACTTGCCTAGATCAGTGCGGCTTAATGTGACAGGAAATCCAGGCCTCAAAAACCATACAGAAGATAGTGACACTCCAGACAATATGGCACACACCGAAAATGACTTCAGATAAGCTACATGGGTTGCAGCAGTTTCTTTCGTAGTTGCCTTCACAATCTCCTTTTATGCAGCTGGCATAAGGATGTGGTTATTGCAAGATCAAAGGAGCTACTGCAGATGACCGTCCCTGCTGAAATGTCTGCAATGGTCACTGTGTCAACCACTGTGACTGTCACACTAACCATTACAGTGATTCAGTGCTAACCCTTCTGATGCATGTAGCTGTTCTTCATAATTATAAAAGAAATTCGCATGTCCAAGATGGCAGTCTTTAATGATGTACTGAAATAAGCATAATTGCAATTCAAAACTTGGTTGCAGTTCCGTGCAAGTCATCAACAGATGCATTAAAACTAGATCAACAATAAGGTATAGTTCTCTTTGAGTGGGTACTTTCTTAATTGGGATTGATTCTTTCAGCTGGAGAAGGAATGTCACATGTAGCTCATAACATTTAATGCTTTAAAAAAAGTGATTACATGAATCCTAGACAACAAAAGCTGATGATCCTTAAAAACATAGCAAAATGGAACTTTCTCATAAGAAACTGAAACTAAGTTCCTGTGATCAATCTCAGTCATTAACTATGATTATGAATAGTGAAAAAGACATTCGACCACGCACATGCACAGCCTAACTTTGATCAGGATAGATTGTACTTGCTCTCTTATTTTAGAAGCACCTGCAGGGTACccaccctccccccccccccccccccccccccacctccAAACCCCCCCAGTTACATCCACCGCAATAGTCAGTGAGTGAGCACGTTGAGCAAAACTTTTCACAAGGAACTGTTTGCACGGGACTCTTTCAGAATAAGTTTGACAGCTTTTGTGAACAAGAAGAAAGGTAGAACCTAAAACGGAGTCATCAACTTGGAGCAAATAATATAGTAGCAACATGGAgcaacaaaaaacaaaacaattcATAGAACAATGCTTTTACCTTGAATAGATAACTGCAGTAGTAGAAGAATTGAAGTATATGTCCTCCCTTTAATAACTTCCCTTGCTTTCTGGCTTTCTGCAATCAGATATCCTGAAAACTTATAAAGAATGGCAACCACTGCACACTGGAAACAATCAATGTATGCTTGTAACTATTCAAGCACAACTTCCTGTTTGAATCACACTCTTTAAGCAGTATCTTTAATCTTCATTAATGGTTCTGAAAATTGCATTCTAAACATTAAGAACAAAAGGATGGCACAATGAGGCGTAATCAAAAAATATTTGCAATGTGAGACATGAGAATTAGAATGATCAAATGTTTATCAGGAGGGCTCGCTTATCAAAAGTGTGAATTGATACTTACACAGACTCAGTATACACATTGACAACTAGGCAGCAATTATGAGGTAATTACaggtaaaaaaaatgaagccTGGCATTTCTATATAGCGTCTTCCTAGAAATCACATAAGATCACGTTGCAGCTAACAGGTGACTTCctaaaatgagaaaaaaaaaagtatagtaAATGACACCACTGTCTAAATACACTTCATCAAATGCTTTTCCAGAACTGGTATTCCTTGATGACAAACACTTATTTGGCCTGAATGTGGCATCCTTCTGGGTTGCTCCTTAGCAAAAATCATCATCCAGAAACAGGCGAGGCAGAGTTGACAACTTATAATCTGTGATACCAATCGATCCAAGGTCAGGTTGAGGTAAAACCTCCAACTCCAGTTCTACACCAATCAATCATGTCTGATCATTGTGAGCAAAAAGATTCCCAAGATATCCTGCCAAATGTTGGCGAAGAATTATCCATCAGACGATACTCGAGTCTTTGTATCTAAGAGGGCGCCCTTCCTTTAGGTAGCCATTGCCAACCTTGGGAAGTGACAACATCAAGGTCTCATCATCCACAGAATCTTGACATTTTAGTGGCATGACTTCAATGGCAAACCCATTCTGTCTATCATGCTTTCGTCGTGTGGACAAAGATTGTCCAGGACCTGTTTGAAAAGAAAATCTCAACAGACAAAACAAAACATTCTCAAGGAATGCATGAAAATTGCATGAATTACGACATACTGTCAGCCATGTCCTTTGTCTTGTGAAGAAGAAATGTCCCAGAAAGGATAGTCAGGAAACCACACATCTCTGTAACAATTTGTGTTGGATTTTGATGGTCCCAATCCTGCACATCAAGAAACAAACCGATGATAAACTTAAAAGGTATACTTTTTGTGAGGTAGATAATTCAACATAAAAGGCACAATCACCATGCATATATAACAATTACAGAAGCAAATACTTGAGTCAATACATAGATAGAACCAGCACAGGTGCACAACTTCAACAGCAAGTATATGTAGGTAGAATTCTTTCTGAACAAATTACAAAGCCTTGGAGCTTTCATTTGGCAAAGTTAAGCCACTAACGTGCGAAATTCTGTTAGCATTATGCTAGAGGCCCAAATGCCTATTATTCTGAGATATATTTTCTAGTAAACAACCCCCACAAGACAACTTGAGAACAAGATATAGGCAGATAAAGAATAGAATCAAACAGCAAGCCTAAATTTTATCACTTTCTCCACCAAAAAATGTGCATTGCTTCTCACAAAAGTAATACAATGGATTACCTTGAACATTATCACACTGGCTATTATTGTTAGTGATGTAAACATCACGTAATATATTGGTGAGACCACTGCTGTATTAAAGGTATCCAGAGCCTGCAATTTAAATAGGAAAACACACTAACTTAGCTTGCAAGAAATTTATTAACcatattttaaaatattagAAGATCAGTTTGATAAGAACTGCAAGTGAcagttcaaagttcaaacacaTAGCACAGATTATAAATAAgctgcatgcataattaatgtTATCCGCTTCATGTAATATGTATCCTTCTGGAGACAGACAATGTAATAAGTTGACAAGTTGTTTGAAGGTCCAGTGCTAATTCAAAAGCCATTCATCTATTGTATCAAAAATTGATCTTATGTCAATGAATCACTTCAAATGTTTATATATCTAGTATCCATTGTACACTCAAGAATGAGAACTGGAGCTAAGCAATGTGGAAGCTTACGAGGCTAAATGCCTAAATTTCCATTGGGTTAGACGCATATATGCTAGAAAGACATTTAGATGGCAATAATGAAATGCAAGCTGCTAAGCCAGCAACATATGgaacttgtatttttttttccatgtttCTGGAAAGGGCAGCAATAGTGGATGACAATAATCTTTTCAGAGTAACTGGCAACCAACAATCTACAACAATAGTAGGAGCGGCAAAACAGAATGATTACCTTATTTAGATAGTTAATCTGGGTGCTCACACAGGTGGCCACAATTAGAGCAAAAGCCCAAGTCTGAGGATAGAATAATTGGTTTGTTCCTGAGAATGTTAGCTTCACGGCAATTCCAAGAGCTCTTACACTCATAACCTGCAAAAATTCTTACTATGAGATAGAAAATGGAATTCAGTGTGAAATCCCAGTAGAGACATCAAAAAGATTGTGCTTAACCtatatgtatgtgtgtgtgtgtgtggtgggtGGGTTGCGGGGGCAATACCGTGAGTGATCCCAGAAGTGAACACACTCCAATGTACACCATTATGTTTGTTTGCCCATGATGAGGGACAACAAAATATATAAGCACTAAGGCTGCTGCAACTACTATAGCCGCATAGCAAAGGAAACCTGCAAAGAAACCAATAATGAATAAATCTAGCCCATGAGAATTGTAATAAGATTGTAATGATCATAATGTGAACAGCCAGATACTAATCAGTGTAGCAAATACCTGGTTCAGTTGCAAGATCCCAAACTTCCTTTACAGAATCAATGTTCCGCTCCTGTGGAGCATGGAGTACAATTGTGATGGATCCAACAACACAGAGAACACAACCAAGTATACCAAATGTGTGCAGTTTCTCCTGTAGAATGACATGTGCAAGTGCAGCACTGCAGAAATTACAAAAAGATTGTCATCTCAATTAAATAACTAGTTAGGAAAAGCACAATTCTAGTAAGTTTGACATGTAATCTTCTAAATGTACCTGATGATTATACTGAGTGCGCCAAGAGGAGTGACAAGGATAGCAGGAGCAAATGCGTAAGCAGCAAAATTAGCAATTTCACCTACAATCACTGTGCACAAAAGACATGTAAGTAAACATTTTTCAAGATTCTTTCATTCTGAAAGTTTCAGTAACATGTTCTCCTAAACAAGATTGAAGCAGTAACTTTGCTAAGGAAAAAGCACATAGCTAAACTATAGAATCTCAATCCATCCATTTCCTATGAATAAAGCTCAACAAAGATTTTACAAAGAATACTCAGGAAGATCAAATAGCCTCAAACAGTGTTAATAATGAAGTATCTCATTCAGATGATACGATCTCAAGTTCTCAACTTTGCTAGCATTTTTCATGGCCCAGTGCTGGTCCGTTACTCCAACTATATTACTATTATCCACTGGCATTTATGAAACTATCAAAAGCTGCTTTATGAATGAACTGTTACTCTCCCTAGTGGCCTAATACAAACTGGCAGCATCTATCTCATTCTCAACACGATCGTTTCTGCAATCATTCTTCTGTGCGGAATATCAACATGGACAGTGTTAGATGACAGGGTGAGAGCCAACTAGATCAACAAAAATAACGGAAAATGTTCAAACAGAACACAAATATATACATACAAGTGACAGAGGAAACAGAGTATCGTAATAAACAAGGTCAAATTGGGACGGAAAGAGGGCTTACTAGAAATCATGCCTATCCACCAAAGAGGCTCCATTAAGTAAGAAAATCCTCCATATCCTGGTTTATGTAGACAAAAACATCTAATTACAGTGCGCACAAAAACAATGTGAAAAGCATAACGACATTATTTTTGAAATACAGAAGAAGGATATCAGTAAATTTATCAGACTCAGTATGCAATGCACAAACTGTTAACCAAACATTCTCTGGCACATTGCAAACTCGGACTCACTCAGCTCTTTCCTTATAAAGGAATGTAAAACAAAAGTGACAGACAAACTCAGTTTCATTTTTTACTTAATTGACCCcctttgcaagttgcaactgaAGAGCCGAAGGAAATAGCCTTGACTTGATTGGACTACTTTTGCAAGCAAACTTTTTTGCATCAGCGCAGACCCCAAGTCTCCAAGATATTGCCCACGCCGTCAAATCATTGCAATCTTTTTTCCACCACGCAGAAGAGAATCAATCCATCCACCCAATTGCAATGCAAAGAAGCATGAACCATCTTTGACTAAATTCAGTGGCTGACTCCATGAGGCTTTGCTATCAAGCTGGTCAATTTTCCACGCAACCAAATCTACCACAGAGAATGAAATTGACCTCTTCGGAGTCAACTAGGCTCCTCTGAGAAACTAaatcaagaaaaggaaaagcttCAGGAAAAGAAAACTCGGATCAGAATCCCCAAACTGGACTCAACTGAACTCCAGTTTACCGCCGACAAGAACAGCCTACCACATTTTTTTTCAACCGCGCAGATCCCTCTCACCAACCAAAGCAAGAACACCCACCCGAAACCGCGTGGCAAAAGGgaaaacccaaaaaaaaaaacaagaaatcaaTTTCAGAGCTTCAACCCGATTCCAGTATCCAGCGAAGCAACCACATGGCTGGCAACAGGCCAACAGCACAACTCGTCCGCACCTCGCCGTCGTGCGAACCAACCAACccaacccacccacccacccaccgaCGGGGAGGGAGATCCAGACAGGAGAGCGGGCATCCTCCGACGGACGACGCGGCGAACAGGGGCCCCTCACTCACCCGCGCGGACGCCGGAGTCGGCGGCCCTCCTGAGCCCCATCTTCTTGACGATGAAGCTGGCCCCTATGAAGGCGCTGGACGACACCGCCAGGACCAGGCCCTTGGCGTTGTCCGACGACATGGCCCCaccgcgcccggccgccgccgccgccggggacgccggcgccgccatccaCTTCCCCAGGCAAAACCCCGCGGTTCCGCACTCTACAGCCCCGCTGGTTCCGTCTCctacgcctccgccgccgccgccgtcgccgtcatgGGGAGTGGGGCGAGGAGAGGGGGGGAGGTCGGAAGCGGGAGGGAAAGGGCCAGGATGGAAGAGGTGGGAATTTTAAGGGGCCGGGACTTTATATGCTGCGTTAGCCCTTGGACAATCAGATATTTACATATGTGTACATATGTAATCCACCGTGACTGCTAGATGGATCTGCTTGTtttattcttaaaaaaaagttggaattttgatgATATTTTTGTAGGATTTTGTTGGAGATTGTTTGTGATTTGCGATTTCTGGACTGGATTCCTAAAATATATAATAACCACTCTTAAAAAATAAAAGCTTTTTATTGTTAGTTTTTCAGTTAGCGGGTTAGCACGGTTCAAAATGCGAACAAGTAATAAAAGGAATCTAATATATTCCACTTCCGTgaagaataaaaaaaagaattgtttAACATTCCAAGAAACATCTATGATATATCGCGTGTATGTTTCATGAGGGAAAAGAAAATTTGTGCTTTTTTATTGTAAATTTGAGTGCTCTTTCTTAGTTGCTTTTAAGCATAATCATCAAAGCTTGTGATCTCAAGCATTAACAAGAACAAATTAACACTAACACCTTGCTATTAGCATGATTTTGCAATGTTTTACACCTTTCCAGGCTTAGGAATTCATGAATTTGTTAGCCCAAAGCTTGGTCGAACATGGCAGAAAAATAAATAAGACAAATCAAGAGGAAAGAGACTTTTTGCCAAAATTTAGCAATTCATCTCATCTCATAGAGTTTTGAATGTAGAAAACAAGCtagtttcatttttttatacCCATCCGCATATACTAATAACTGGTGGGAATGTCGAATCAGATCCGATTTTTTACACGAAACTTCTACAGCGTTCCCATCCTTACCTTACCTGTTGCCACACACGTATCCAGCCCAAAAGAATGCAATATTTGTTTGCAAATACTGCGCCTACTATATTCATGGTAAATTTACACATAGCAAACCCAAAATCATACTcccccgttccaaattgtaagtcattccaacttttttggagagtcaaatcatttcaagtttgaccaaatttatacaataaagtattaacattcatgatatcaaataagtatcattaactttttcattaaatatttttatagtatatctattcggtaccATAAATCTTTATGattctctctataattttagtcaaatataaaatattttgaTCTTCCTTATAATTTTCATAGTATAATTTTTTCCCATCTACATGTATATTGATTACTCATGGAATGTCAAACCACATGATTACCAAACCCGACTTTTATAAGAAACCTCTCCAGCCTTGCCCATCCTTTATCCATTGCCAGACACGTATTCAATCCAAGAGAACACGATATTTGCTTGCGAATACTACGCCTACTACTGTATTCATGGTAAATTTACACGTAGCGAAAGCCCAAATCGTAATATCCTAAATGCACATGGACGCGCATGCGAAAACCCTCCAAAACTCTCTCGAGGTGAAACGAAATGAACGGGTCTTCCGTCCAGCGGGCCCCACGGGCAGAAGACCAGAAGTCCAAAACCCGCTCGGACCACGCACGCGACCGTCCCCCGCGGACGATGCGAAATCCTCCGTCCGTCGCCGCATCCTACGGCTGGCGTCCATCCCGTCCCATGGACCGGGTCCACGCGCGCGGCGGGCCGCGTGGGGACTCGCGGTTGCGGGGCCCGGGAGCACGTGGGACATGCCCCGTCTGGACGGGAGGGGAAGGAATCTGCCACGCTGGCGCCTCCTTTTCCGTTCCGGTTCCGGCTTCGGCTCCTTCAAGGCACTTGCTTGGCTTTTTCAGAAGTTCAGACATGTTTTTATCCATTTTTTTTAGCACATGGAGTTGAATCTTTTGTGCTTTGCGTTTATGTCAGTGTTATTAGGACTATGTTGTTGCAGCTAAGATATGATTGTTTGGAAGAAGTTGTTGCAGCCATGTTGATGCAGTCTATGTGTGTATCTCTAGTTGGTTTCCAGCCCAAAAGTTTTAATATTTTGGATCTTACTCTGGTCAAGAAATGGCAACAAGATTTGCTTAATcggaaattgaaaaaaaaaaggtgtccACATACTTTGGTACTACCGTTGTAGTTTGAACAAAGCTATAGAAATATGAGGCTCACTAATCACGTTCTCTTAATGATAAGTAAGGGCACAAAGAATGGAGGGTGAATATAACACCAGGGAGAGGGGGCCAATTTCAGCGTTAGCTAGCAATTATACCTAATATCTACTAACTTCATCGAGAGATTGCAAAATTTAAGGGAAGGCCATGATCCCAATTGGCCATCACTGAGCTCCGCCAGTGCGCAATTGGCAAAAGGAAACAAACACCTTGCGGTTTGGAGCTTTGATTCACTATGTTCGTTAAGCAAGTTATTGCTAAGGAACATAAGCTTTGTTTTTTGAGTAACAAATAAAGCTCTACttcctggaaaaaaaaagtaaacctTGGTACAATGCTTAAAGAAGGTCTTCATAAGATGGGGATCAGATTTATTTGGTGTTCCTGATTATTATATATAGATTATAGACTAGTTGTTTGGCCACTCTAGTATCAAGGAGAAATTGTTGCGCAGAAAACTCTACGATTTAGATGGCCCGTCAGTTCCTTCATTGCCGTAGGCTCCACCAGCCATGGGTTAGGATCCTATTAGTGCCTGTTCTTAGGCCTGTTCCTAGGTTCATGTTAGACAGCCATTTTGATTACTTTTACCGTTTTAAGCACAAAGATTGCCATCGTGTTATCTTGTCCTGTTCTGTTACGTAGTTGACTGCTCGCCATCGTGTTGTCTTGTCCTCGGACCTACAGAACAGAAGGGCCCAAAAACGAGGG
This genomic window from Setaria viridis chromosome 8, Setaria_viridis_v4.0, whole genome shotgun sequence contains:
- the LOC117867107 gene encoding probable magnesium transporter NIPA4, whose translation is MAAPASPAAAAAGRGGAMSSDNAKGLVLAVSSSAFIGASFIVKKMGLRRAADSGVRAGYGGFSYLMEPLWWIGMISMIVGEIANFAAYAFAPAILVTPLGALSIIISAALAHVILQEKLHTFGILGCVLCVVGSITIVLHAPQERNIDSVKEVWDLATEPGFLCYAAIVVAAALVLIYFVVPHHGQTNIMVYIGVCSLLGSLTVMSVRALGIAVKLTFSGTNQLFYPQTWAFALIVATCVSTQINYLNKALDTFNTAVVSPIYYVMFTSLTIIASVIMFKDWDHQNPTQIVTEMCGFLTILSGTFLLHKTKDMADSPGQSLSTRRKHDRQNGFAIEVMPLKCQDSVDDETLMLSLPKVGNGYLKEGRPLRYKDSSIV